The following are encoded together in the Lathyrus oleraceus cultivar Zhongwan6 chromosome 3, CAAS_Psat_ZW6_1.0, whole genome shotgun sequence genome:
- the LOC127129338 gene encoding agamous-like MADS-box protein AGL29 has product MGRRKIEIELVKDPNTRQVTFSKRRTGLFKKANELSILCGAEVAIVVFSPGNKPYSFGHPGVDIVAETYLQQESQSSDSQEYSSFETPNVEKLEKLNQEFVEIMAQINEAEKEAKSHDQILKENDERNLVELKELRDSYIELQDSVKLRLSDLEISQYMMLLAQDPVVGVKAKSARKKRRNKN; this is encoded by the coding sequence ATGGGTCGTCGTAAAATTGAGATTGAGTTGGTGAAAGATCCAAACACGAGGCAAGTCACCTTTTCAAAGCGGAGAACTGGTTTATTCAAGAAAGCAAATGAATTGTCAATTTTGTGTGGAGCAGAAGTGGCCATTGTTGTGTTCTCTCCAGGTAATAAGCCTTACTCTTTTGGTCATCCAGGAGTTGATATTGTTGCAGAAACCTATCTCCAACAAGAGTCACAATCAAGTGATTCTCAAGAATACTCCTCTTTCGAAACTCCCAATGTGGAGAAATTGGAGAAATTGAATCAGGAATTTGTTGAAATTATGGCACAAATTAATGAAGCTGAAAAGGAAGCCAAGAGTCATGATCAGATCTTGAAAGAAAATGATGAGAGAAATCTTGTCGAGCTTAAAGAATTGAGAGATTCATACATAGAGCTTCAAGATTCGGTAAAATTACGTTTAAGTGATCTGGAGATATCACAATATATGATGCTTCTTGCACAGGATCCAGTGGTAGGAGTAAAGGCAAAATCTgcaagaaagaaaagaagaaataaaaacTGA